The Cryptococcus gattii WM276 chromosome B, complete sequence genome has a segment encoding these proteins:
- a CDS encoding DEAD box RNA helicase, putative (Similar to TIGR gene model, INSD accession AAW41764.1): protein MAAITPSWALETTADGEVKEKTSGPGGQWRALNVGPDLIRSLLMRKFKSPTPIQRAAIPPSLSTPPRDILGMARTGSGKTLAYLIPLLQRTGSTHHGQGPRALILCPSRELAVQIYSVGKDLARGMNKSNGKGKNKDEGEEDEEGKGKEGLRWAVIIGGEGMDAQFEKMSSNPDIVIATPGRFLHLIVEMHMDLRHLQTVIYDEADRLFEMGFDVQLREILHRLPSTRQNLLFSATLPSSVAEFAKAGLVNPLLVRLDAEQKISPDLSLKFLSVKPGEKEASLLVLLREIIGKPNQPQPADPSSASQAIVFVATKHHVDYVAELLSTTGYRTSLIYSSLDQVARQQQLAGFRNHQTDILVVTDVAARGLDIPVMDHVINYDFPAGPRIFVHRVGRTARAGRKGTAYSLIVKEDFPYLCDLHTFLGTERMGEPVEALRSLPIEQLSENIEYVFHNLDETAPHLTSLRNVMRKGQGMFERSRTKANPTSYRQAKALASALSNNPPRIDDMFEDAMEDEVNEEKARLLAKVAAFTPSETVFEVGKRESESAVIMKKRRKTVDERQKRVSKAETEKSTASGMEKAPVKELPAPQLPTKNFKDPSFYLDHTQRGAEAEKGYSLKSGVESLSGAITDMTADEGTGPKAQKASQLSWDRKKHKFIKKNGSADGEKMIRSESGALLPASYSSGKYQEWKSKRKHMSDGPVEALGGGRRGRHGPPGQKRKAEDKDGEEDAGGKGGKNQGNVKGKGKDDFKQKTPRKPGKKGIKQSSGLKSAMDIRKQREIVQKRKEKNARKPHKFRK from the exons ATGGCAGCAATAACTCCTTCATGGGCACTTGAGACAACAGCAGATGGGGAGGTAAAGGAGAAGACATCAGGCCCAGGTGGTCAATGGCGCGCTCTCA ATGTCGGACCCGACCTCATCCGCTCCTTGTTGATGCGCAAGTTCAAGTCCCCAACACCTATCCAAAGAGCAGCTATCCCCCCTTCTCTCTCTACCCCACCGAGGGATATCCTTGGTATGGCCAGGACCGGTTCCGGTAAAACTTTGGCGTACCTtatccctcttcttcaaagaACTGGATCGACACACCATGGACAGGGTCCTAGAGCTTTGATTCTCTGTCCGAGTCGAGAGTTGGCGGTGCAAATCTATTCTGTTGGGAAGGACCTTGCCAGAGGAATGAATAAGAGCAatggaaagggaaagaacaaggatgaaggcgaggaagatgaggaaggcAAGGGAAAAGAGGGATTGAGATGGGCTGTCATTATTGGCGGTGAAGGAATGGACGCCCAGTTTGAAAAGATGTCTTCCAATCCTGATAT TGTAATTGCTACACCTGGTCGATTCCTCCATCTTATTGTTGAAATGCACATGGACCTTCGACATCTTCAAACGGTCATTTACGATGAAGCTGATCGACTTTTCGAAATGGGTTTCGATGTCCAGCTCAGAGAAATCCTTCATCGCCTCCCCTCGACCCGTCAAAACTTGTTGTTCTCTGCTACTCTCCCCTCATCCGTGGCCGAATTCGCCAAGGCCGGTCTCGTGAATCCTCTCCTTGTCCGCCTTGATGCCGAACAGAAGATTTCGCCCGATCTTTCCCTCAAATTCCTCTCTGTCAAACCTGGGGAAAAGGAGGCCTCCTTACTTGTTCTTTTAAGAGAAATTATTGGCAAACCCAATCAACCTCAACCTGCTGACCCCTCCTCTGCCTCTCAGGCTATTGTCTTTGTAGCGACTAAGCACCACGTCGACTATGTCGCCGAGCTTTTAAGCACGACCGGGTACCGCACCTCTCTCATTTACAGTTCCCTCGACCAAGTTGCGCGTCAGCAGCAACTTGCCGGTTTCCGTAATCATCAAACCGATATTCTTGTCGTCACAGACGTAGCTGCCCGTGGTCTTGATATCCCCGTCATGGACCACGTCATCAACTATGATTTCCCTGCTGGCCCTCGTATCTTTGTTCACCGTGTCGGTCGTACGGCACGAGCCGGTCGAAAAGGTACTGCCTACTCCCTCATTGTCAAGGAAGATTTCCCTTACCTCTGTGACCTCCACACTTTCCTAGGCACGGAGCGAATGGGCGAGCCCGTAGAAGCCCTGCGTTCCCTTCCTATTGAGCAGCTCAGCGAGAATATCGAGTACGTTTTCCACAACCTTGACGAAACTGCGCCCCACCTCACTTCTTTGCGCAACGTCATGCGCAAAGGTCAAGGCATGTTTGAACGTTCCCGTACTAAAGCCAACCCCACGTCTTATCGTCAGGCGAAAGCTCTCGCCTCCGCTCTCAGTAACAATCCCCCCCGAATTGACGACATGTTTGAAGATGCgatggaggatgaggtGAATGAAGAAAAAGCTAGATTGCTAGCTAAAGTGGCAGCGTTCACGCCGTCTGAGACTGTATTCGAAGTCGGGAAACGCGAGAGTGAGAGCGCCGTTAtcatgaagaagaggagaaagacAGTGGACGAGAGGCAGAAACGAGTTTCAAAGGCTGAAACCGAGAAGAGTACCGCGAGCGGTATGGAGAAAGCCCCTGTCAAAGAGCTTCCCGCCCCTCAGCTCCCTACCAAAAACTTCAAAGACCCTTCCTTCTATCTCGACCATACGCAACGCGGAGCTGAGGCTGAAAAGGGTTACTCTCTCAAATCTGGCGTTGAGTCTCTCTCTGGCGCGATCACTGATATGACCGCCGATGAAGGTACAGGACCGAAAGCCCAAAAGGCCAGTCAACTCAGCTGGGACAGGAAGAAACACAAGTTCATCAAGAAGAATGGTAGTGCTGATGGAGAAAAGATGATTAGGAGTGAAAGTGGTGCATTGTTACCTGCTAGTTATAGTAGTGGCAAGTATCAGGAATGGAAGTCGAAGAGGAAGCATATGTCCGATGGGCCGGTAGAGGCCTTAGGAGGTGGTAGGAGGGGAAGGCATGGACCACCAGGGCAAAAAAGGAAAGCAGAAGATAAAGAtggggaagaggatgcAGGTGGAAAGGGTGGGAAGAATCAAGGAAATGTCAAGGGTAAGGGCAAGGACGATTTCAAGCAAAAAACTCCTCGGAAACCTGGCAAGAAGGGAATCAAGCAGTCATCTGGACTCAAGTCTGCCATGGATATCAGGAAACAGAGAGAGATCGTCCAAAAG agaaaagagaagaacGCTCGAAAGCCCCACAAGTTCAGAAAGTAA
- a CDS encoding Mitotic signaling network protein involved in bud growth, putative; Rei1p (Similar to TIGR gene model, INSD accession AAW41763.1), protein MFTCISCRVAFESADEQRAHFLTDWHRYNMKRRVANLPPVAAASFNEKVLERREQNAVRTDPRSLACAACNKQFSSENAFRTHVQSKKHRDREATAASAERLGKKPATAPAKTEDEEDDESEDEASDMDVDGEDDEEGDFEQKMANLRRRIKPADCLFCTRRSETVDENVGHMASIHSFFIPDKEILIDLSGLLSYLGEKVAIGNLCLFCPNGGKEFGSLEAVRKHMIDKNHCKLAYETGEDRAELADFYDFQGDSDDEDWEDEDGEEIGSDEEVMDVSDRPQRPKKASVALAADGLSLVLPSGRTLGHRSLKVYYDQRYRPSDDSDVNQSALKVALVRKKLADPSLALVPVAGGHGAFGRGQQLMKARNAGEAKWAKKQGRNFQDQTKREQFKTKIGYIHNSQKHFRDPLLQ, encoded by the exons ATGTTCACCTGTATCTCATGCCGTGTGGCATTCGAGTCTGCCGACGAGCAGCGTGCCCACTTCTTGACAGATTGGCACCGCTATAACATGAAGCGTAGGGTTGCAAACCTTCCTCCAGTAGCTGCCGCTTCTTTCAACGAAAAAGTCttggaaagaagggaaCAAAATGCTGTCAGGACAGACCCTAGAAGTTTGGCATGTGCCGCTTGCAA CAAGCAATTCTCATCTGAAAACGCATTCAGGACTCACGTTCAGTCCAAAAAGCACCGAGACAGAGAAGCCACTGCCGCTTCTGCGGAAAGATTAGGCAAGAAGCCTGCTACTGCTCCTGCCAAGAccgaggacgaggaggatgatgaatCCGAGGACGAGGCAAGCGACATGGATGTTGACGGCGAGGACGATGAAGAGGGTGACTTTGAGCAAAAGATGGCCAATCTCCGACGACGTATAAAACCGGCAGACTGTCTTTTCTGTACCCGCCGTTCCGAAACTGTCGACGAAAACGTCGGTCACATGGCGAGTATCCACAGTTTCTTCATTCCCGACAAAGAAATCCTAATTGACCTCTCTGGCCTCCTTTCATACCTCGGCGAAAAGGTAGCTATCGGTAATCTTTGTCTCTTCTGCCCTAACGGCGGCAAGGAATTCGGCAGTTTGGAAGCTGTACGAAAACACATGATTGACAAGAACCACTGCAAGCTTGCGTACGAGACGGGCGAAGACCGTGCAGAGTTGGCCGACTTCTACGATTTCCAAGGTGACAGTGATGACGAGGACtgggaggatgaggatggagaagagatcGGATCAGATGAAGAGGTTATGGACGTCTCAGACAGACCTCAAAGACCTAAAAAGGCCAGTGTCGCATTGGCCGCTGACGGTCTTTCCCTCGTCCTTCCTTCAGGCCGTACACTCGGGCATCGTTCCCTTAAAGTCTACTATGACCAGCGGTACCGCCCTTCGGACGACTCTGACGTCAATCAGTCTGCCCTCAAAGTTGCTCTTGTAAGAAAGAAGCTTGCAGACCCTTCTCTTGCGCTTGTACCCGTTGCCGGTGGCCACGGCGCGTTTGGTAGGGGCCAGCAGTTGATGAAGGCGAGAAATGCGGGTGAGGCCAAGTGGGCAAAGAAACAAGGAAGGAATTTCCAGGACCAAACGAAGAGAGAACAGTTCAAGACCAAAATCGGTTACATTCACAACAGCCAAAAAC ACTTCCGAGACCCTCTTT TGCAATAA
- a CDS encoding Mtochondrial genome maintenance-related protein, putative (Similar to TIGR gene model, INSD accession AAW41762.1) — translation MSTSQRIANKVEGIAPPLPVFSPAIISNGFVYTSGQIGAGPDGELVKGPITNRVNQIMDNLDAVLKAHGTSLKHTVKFTIFITSYDTFAELNEAYSKRIPSPAPARSCIGVASLPKGTDVEIECVAILPIKAKL, via the exons ATGTCCACCAGCCAAAGAATTGCCAACAAAGTCGAGGGTATCGCACCTCCCCTTCCGGTTTTCT CACCCGCAATCATCTCCAACGGATTTGTCTACACCTCCGGGCAAATCGGTGCCGGCCCTGATGGCGAGCTAGTCAAGGGGCCTATCACTAACCGCGTT AACCAAATTATGGACAACCTCGATGCTGTCCTCAAAGCACACGGAACAAGTTTGAAACATACCGTCAAATTCACTATCTTT ATCACATCATACGATACGTTCGCCGAGCTTAACGAAGCCTATTCCAAACGTATCCCGAGCCCTGCCCCTGCTCGAAGCTGTATTGGTGTCGCATCTTTACCAAAAGGTACGGATGTTGAGATTGAATGTGTCGCCATCTTGCCCATAAAGGCAAAGCTCTAA